A section of the Malus sylvestris chromosome 17, drMalSylv7.2, whole genome shotgun sequence genome encodes:
- the LOC126609551 gene encoding uncharacterized protein LOC126609551 produces MYGCLIPPTMSSSSKFLSMPTTFTITFRLSSSPNIPAIPSPLLPNPSNPTLTLSLYLNHKPRIQFLQKPSKTHQNLHRPLFSSPPNSPTPPPDHQPEQIRTAQEVLLELLQEFGASEAEATVVLSNSPRYLRMLVDGVVELDELGTWGEWEKEGRELGGFKEKVRLMAKEKGDNGKVAFLEGAVGLSLSSAMNVARHLSAETLPGLIEKVNYVKKIFFSDSSDGGLIGKNARRMMMHLSIPIDEDLQQTLSFFEKIAARRGGLDMLGSGDAAFRCLIESFPRLLLLSLDPHVRPIVEYLENIGVPRECVRNIFLLFPPVIFCNIKVIKTRVLAFKEVGVEEKDVGKMLIKYPWIISTSIQENFKKVSSFFESEKVPKMSVGRAIRSWPHILGCSTSMLTLMVEEIGELGIRNKKLGQVISKSPQLLIRKPQEFLQVVSFVEDLGFDKETVGSILGRCPEIFAASIAKTLNRKVEFLASIGVSKPHLPRIIKKYPELLVADTDRTLLPRMNYLMKKGLSRRDIAFMVRKFSPLLGYSIEEVLSPKLEFLINTMEKPVTDLVGYPRYFSYSLEKRIKPRYWVLKGRNIECSLREMLAKNDEEFAEVYMGVGSMLVPPPP; encoded by the exons atgtaTGGATGCTTAATTCCTCCGACCATGTCCTCCTCATCCAAATTCCTCTCGATGCCCACAACCTTCACCATAACTTTCAGACTATCCTCGTCACCAAACATCCCCGCAATCCCATCACCCCTTCTCCCCAACCCCTCAAATCCCACTCTCACTCTCAGTCTCTACCTCAACCACAAACCCAGGATCCAATTTTTACAGAAACCCTCCAAAACCCACCAAAATCTCCACCGCCCCCTGTTTTCCTCGCCACCCAACAGCCCTACGCCACCGCCGGACCACCAGCCGGAGCAGATAAGAACTGCGCAAGAAGTCCTTTTGgagcttcttcaagaatttgGAGCTTCTGAGGCGGAAGCTACCGTTGTTTTGTCGAATTCGCCGAGGTATTTGCGGATGTTGGTTGATGGGGTTGTAGAGTTGGATGAGCTGGGAACGTGGGGAGAGTGGGagaaggaggggagagaattgGGTGGGTTTAAAGAGAAGGTGAGGTTAATGGCTAAGGAGAAAGGTGACAATGGAAAGGTTGCGTTTTTGGAGGGTGCGGTTGGGTTGAGTCTGTCTTCGGCTATGAATGTTGCCAGGCATTTATCAGCAGAGACGCTTCCGGGGCTTATTGAGAAG GTTAACTATGTGAAGAAAATATTCTTTTCTGACAGTAGTGATGGGGGGCTCATTGGGAAAAATGCTCGTCGTATGATGATGCACTTGTCAATTCCCATTGATGAAGACTTGCAACAAACCCTTTCCTTTTTTGAAAAG ATTGCAGCAAGGCGTGGAGGTCTGGATATGTTGGGCTCTGGAGATGCTGCTTTCCGTTGCTTAATTGAATCCTTTCCACGTCTTCTTTTATTGTCCTTGGACCCTCACGTGAGACCTATTGTGGAATATCTTGAAAATATTGGAGTTCCTAGAGAATGCGTGAGAAACATATTTCTGTTATTTCCACCTGTTATTTTTTGCAACATTAAAGTCATCAAAACGAGAGTGCTTGCTTTTAAAGAG GTTGGTGTGGAAGAGAAAGATGTTGGTAAAATGTTGATTAAATATCCGTGGATTATATCTACAAGCATTCAAGAGAACTTCAAGAaggtttcttctttctttgagtCGGAGAAG GTACCAAAAATGAGTGTTGGTCGTGCAATTAGAAGCTGGCCTCATATTTTGGGTTGCTCAACCAGCATGCTAACATTGATGGTTGAAGAGATAGGTGAATTGGGTATTAGAAATAAGAAGTTGGGTCAGGTCATCTCCAAGAGTCCTCAGCTATTGATACGGAAACCTCAAGAATTTCTTCAG GTAGTTTCGTTTGTGGAAGATCTAGGATTTGATAAAGAAACGGTTGGGAGCATACTGGGCCGCTGTCCTGAAATATTCGCTGCCAGCATTGCCAAAACTCTCAATAGGAAGGTTGAATTTCTTGCTAGTATCGGTGTTTCCAAACCCCACCTTCCACGGATTATCAAAAAGTACCCAGAGCTTCTTGTTGCTGACACTGATAGAACTCTACTTCCTCG GATGAattatttgatgaagaaaggGCTGTCGCGGAGGGATATTGCATTCATGGTCCGCAAATTTTCACCTTTACTCGGGTATAGCATTGAAGAGGTTTTGAGTCCGAAGCTTGAATTCCTGATAAACACAATGGAGAAACCGGTGACGGATTTGGTAGGGTATCCAAGGTACTTCAGTTATTCATTGGAAAAGAGGATAAAACCAAGATACTGGGTGCTGAAGGGAAGAAATATTGAGTGTAGCTTAAGAGAAATGTTGGCTAAAAACGATGAAGAATTTGCTGAAGTGTATATGGGTGTTGGTAGCATGCTTGTTCCTCCTCCCCCCTAG